TTCTTCAATATTTGAAATTATTTTTTCGTATAATGGATCTTGGGTTGCTATAAAAATTACAGGCATATTTTCATCTATTAAGGCTATAGGGCCATGTTTCATTTCAGCAGCAGGATAACCTTCTGCATGGATATAGGATATTTCTTTAAGCTTTAATGCACCTTCAAGTGCAACAGGGAAATTTACACCTCTACCTAAAAAAATTGCATTGCTACTATTTGCAATTTTATTTGCAATATCTTCAATAAGTGAAGCATATTTTAAAGTTTCATTTACTTTGTTTGGTAAATTTTTTAGTTCTTCAAGATAAGAATATGATTCTTCAAATGAAAGATTATTAAGCCTTCCAAGAAGTATTGATATTAGGAAAAGCACAGTAATTTGTGAAGTAAATGCTTTTGTAGAAGCTACACCAATTTCAGGGCCAGCATGTAAATAAACACCACCATCAGTTTCTCTTGCAATCGTTGAATTAACAACATTACATATTCCAAGAGCAAGAGATCCTTTTCTTTTAGCCTCTCTTAATGCTGCAATTGTATCTGCTGTTTCTCCTGATTGTGATATAAAAAAAGTTAGTGTATTTTCATTTAAAACTGGATTTCTATACCTAAATTCTGAAGCATATTCAACTTCTGTTGGTATTCTTGCAAAGTTTTCTATATAATATTTGCCTATTAAAGCAGCATGCCATGAAGTCCCACAACCAGAGAGGATAATCCTATTACATTTTTTAATTCTTTCAATATTAGAATCGAGTCCATCTAGTCTTGCATTTGAGTTTTCAAGGTCAATTCTTCCTCTTATTGCATTTTCAATTGTTTGTGGTTGTTCATATATTTCTTTTAGCATATAATGTGGAAAACCACCTTTTTCTATTTCTGAAATATCCATTAAAACTTTTTGTATATTTTTATTTATCCTAGATTTATTTATATCATAAAAAGCAAAACTATCTTTTGTTAATATAACAATTTCTTCTTCTTCCACATATATAATATCTTTTGTATATTTTATAATTGCAGCTATATCAGAAGCTAAAAACATTTCATCTTTGCCTTTTCC
Above is a window of Spirochaetota bacterium DNA encoding:
- the glmS gene encoding glutamine--fructose-6-phosphate transaminase (isomerizing) gives rise to the protein MCGIVGYIGFNNCKDILIEGLKKLEYRGYDSAGIAMISSKNIIVVKEKGKVSTLENLLENNYLDYKVGIAHTRWATHGEPSKINSHPQIDCTGDIALVHNGIIENYSSLKKYLQNKGHKFVSETDTEIFAHLIEENYQTTKNMIDAIVLSMKEVVGSYAFAIISKYEPDKIFACKKGSPLIIGKGKDEMFLASDIAAIIKYTKDIIYVEEEEIVILTKDSFAFYDINKSRINKNIQKVLMDISEIEKGGFPHYMLKEIYEQPQTIENAIRGRIDLENSNARLDGLDSNIERIKKCNRIILSGCGTSWHAALIGKYYIENFARIPTEVEYASEFRYRNPVLNENTLTFFISQSGETADTIAALREAKRKGSLALGICNVVNSTIARETDGGVYLHAGPEIGVASTKAFTSQITVLFLISILLGRLNNLSFEESYSYLEELKNLPNKVNETLKYASLIEDIANKIANSSNAIFLGRGVNFPVALEGALKLKEISYIHAEGYPAAEMKHGPIALIDENMPVIFIATQDPLYEKIISNIEEVKARKGQLIIICNENDDKLRKYTDFIIPVPKTLPLLSPIVNVIPLQLLSYCTAVKRGCNVD